ACGCCTTTGTTGTAGAATATATTACCAATCTAATATTACTTAATAAAAATTTCATTCTCAACTATCCTGGGTTGAAGAAGGACTTCTAATACTGGTACTCAAAACGGCACTGAATTGACAGTAGTTTTGGCATCCTATAATAATTGCACAATACTTATTGTCCTGCATAAAAATGATGTTAATCGTTATGTTAAGTTAAAGAAATTCCGAACAAACCTTGATAAATAAAAAGACGTATGCCAATTCATACGGCATTTCTTGTGTCATTTATTAGGAAAGCACCCGAAAAATAACACTTTACTATTTATAGAATCCATTTTTTATTAAGGCATATTTACCTGAGTAAAAGAAGCAAATTAACTAATAAAATTGGATAATTGTGGTAATATTTATATTCATTTAATTTGTAAATCAAGGTGATTAAATGAAAAAATCCACTAAGAAAATCGTTGTTTTTTTTCTTGTTTTTGTATTTCTTTCTAAGTGAGAATTAACAAAAGGGTTTGGTGGTATCCAAACCCTTTCCATTTTTCTAATGGTCTCTCAGAATATCATCTACCGTCATTTTCATTGAATAGATGACTGTTTTTTTATAGTGAGCAGCTAAAAGAAGGACTCTAATTTGTTGGGATCGAGACAATTGTTTAAAACGAGGTTCTTGCTTTAAAAAGGTCCGTACGATGGACCAGCTTGAGGGCATTAACGGAAAATCATCCAGCGGTTGTTTCCTTCGTAAACGCTGAAACCAGGTTAAAGTTCCAGAAGGAGTACTTTTATCGACAATACATGGAGCATAAATACTTTTTGTATGTTTTCGAAGCGATTCATAGCGCTCTTGCCCACTTATGATTGTATAGTTGTTATCTTTCCGATTTTTTCTGACGACCAAAACAAACATACAGTCCCACATCAACCTTTGAAGTTTCTTTACGTGCTCAGTAACTTTTAGTGATACATCAGGTTTGATCTTATTCAGGGGTATATATTGAATGGTAAATTTCACAACATCCCCTCCTGTTCGTATTATGTTCTTACCAAATACAGTGATATCACAACAGGTTTGGAGAAATAATGATTCCTTCTTAATACCCAATTGCCATTTACAGTATATGTGTGAACTGGGCTCAAGTGACCTAGAAACAACTCCCCTATTTTTCTCAACTTTAAAATTTCTCTCACTAATCTATTTGTTATATAACAAATATCTTTCTGTACTACATCACACGATCACCTTAAGTTTTTTATTCAAACAGCAACTTCAACATCAATAGAGGTAATACCCTTCATTTCAAAAATCTGTTGTATTTGTTTTCGTGTCCTGTTACAATTAAAATAATTTAATTTATAGAATATTTATAATATTCTATATTAAACTCCGTTTTATAGATAGGGGGAATACCTTTGACAAAATTGCCCAAAACAAATGAATTAGGTTTTTTTGAAATCCGTCTTGAGTCCATTGGCGGTTTAGGAGCAAATCTGGCTGGAAAAATGCTTTCCGAGGATGGAGTTGTTGGAAACGGACTGAATGGAGTTGGTTTTTCATCATACGGTTCAGAGAAAAAAGGCTCTCCAGTAAAAGCACATATACGTTTCTGTGCACCGGAAACAAACATTCGAGACACCACACCAATAGAACGCCCCCATGTTGTCGGCATTTTCCATGATGCCCTGTTTAAAACCATCGATTGTACAAGTGGAATCTATCCAGACAGTACAATCCTAGTAAACTCACAAAAATCTCCTGACGAACTAAAAAAACTCATGAAAATTACAGGCGGAACCATTGCCATTATTGATGCAACTGGAATCGCTTTAGATGAACAAACAAAAGCCAACACGGCTATGCTGGGTGCACTTTATCGGATTTTGGACTTTCTTGACCCTGAATCGATGAAACAAACGATTAGGCGCACGTTTGAAAAAAAATACCCACACCTGGTTGAGCCAAATATTCGGACCTTTGACCGTGGATTTAATGAAGTAGAATTTAAAACCTACCTTCCGGATAATGGACTGGATCCTATACCTTTTTCAAGACCAGTACCTGTTCTTGGTTATGAAAATCAGGCCATTGGCGGTATGATTCTAAATCCGGGTAACAGCATGTTAAAGGATTTAAGTATTTCACGTGCCGGAATGCTCCCTCATTTTCATGAGGAAAAATGTATCAATTGCGCTGCATGTGATACAGCCTGCCCTGACTTTTGCTTTGTTTGGGAGGAAAAACCAGACAAAAAAGGTCGTCCACAAATGTTTCTCAGTGGTATTGACTATCAATACTGCAAAGGCTGCTTGAAGTGTGTAACCGCCTGTCCTGTGGAAGCGCTATCAGGAGAAAGAGAATATAATGACGGCTATGCGGACAAAAACCGTGTGCCCCACTTATTTGATTTAGTCACTCAAAACTAAGGAAAGGACGGGATCATGATGTCCATTGAAATAAACCAAGAAAAACTTAGTACTGATAAAGAAACAGTAGAACAAAGTTTTGTATTTGAATCTGGCAATGAAATGGCTGCCTACGCAGCACATCAGATCAATTATCATGTAATGGGCTACTTCCCTATTTCTCCTTCGACAGAAGTTGCTCAGTTCCTCGATGGGATGAAATCTAGAGGAGAACATGATATCGTTTTGATTCCTGCAGATGGAGAACATGGTTCGGCGGGAATATGTTACGGGGCTTCTACTGGAGGCGGACGAGTTTTTAACGCAACAAGCGCGAATGGATTTCTCTACATGTTAGAGCAGCTTCCTGTTCAATCTGGTACACGATTTCCAATGGTATTGAATTTGGTTAACCGCTCTGTTTCCGGTCCGTTAAATATCCATGGAGATCATTCTGATTTATACTTCGGTTTGAATACCGGTTGGCCAATCTTGATGGCCCGGGATCCTCAAATTGTTTATGATATGAACATTATTGCGATAAAACTAGCAGAAGATCCTGCCGTTAGACTGCCTGTTATCGTTTCATTTGATGGATATTTCACCTCCCACCAAAAACGGCGAGTACAGGTAATCAAAAATAGAAGTGATGTTCAAAAATTTATCGGGGAAACGCCTACGAACTTCCCTCATGCCTTAGATCGTGAGAATCCCGTAACCATCGGTCCATATATGAATGAACCGGACTATATTAATAACTGCTATCAACAATCTGAAGCAATGTACAATGCTGAGGCTGTATTTGAAAGAATTTCAAAAGAATATGCAGAATTAACAGGTAGGGAATATCCAATCCTTGATTTATATCGCATGGAGGATGCCGAAGTCGCAGTATTTATGCTGAATTCTGCCGCTGAGGTTTGTAAAGACGTGGTCGACAGACTTCGCTTAAAGGGAATAAAAGCTGGGGTGATTTCCCCAAATATGATTCGTCCCTTCCCTCAAAAACAATTAGCAGAAGCCTTAAAAAATATTAAGGCCGTTACGGTTGGTGACCGTGCAGACTCATACGGAGCACACGGCGGCAACATGGCACTCGAATTAAGAGCAGCCCTGCAAACCGTTGGTAATGCTCATACAAAAGTAATCAACCGCATCTATGGATTAGGCGGAAAAGATTTTTATGCTGACGATGCTGAACACTTTTTCCAGTTAGCACTCGAAGCTGCTGAAAAAGGCTTTGCAGAAAAGCCTTTTGACTACTTCGGGCATAATCCAGGGGATCCAGAATTTGCTCCGAAACGTGTTTTAAATCCTATGAAAAAAGAAGACTTGAACACTGGATTAATCACGGTAACTCCTGATGAAAAAACCGGAGAACTGAAAGTGAAAATTCCGCCAATGCGGAGTCTAACGAAGAAACCAAAACGTCTTGCCTCTGGCCACGGCGCCTGTCCAGGCTGTGGAATCTTTTCTGGATTGGAATTGTTCTTTAAAGGAATTGAAGGAGATATCGTAGCATTATTCCATACAGGTTGTGCAATGGTAGTAACAACAGGCTTCCCTTATAGCTCTCATAAAGCCACCTACATCCATAACCTTTTCCAGAATGGCTCTGCTACCCTTTCCGGCCTTGTGGAAATGTTCCATGAAAGAAAGAGACGCGGTGAATTGGCGGAGCTGGGACTAAGTGATGAATTTACTTTCGTCATGGTGACGGGCGACGGTGGAATGGACATCGGCATGGGACCTGCGATTGGAACGGCTTTACGTAACCATAAAATGATTATCCTGGAGTATGATAACGAAGGGTACATGAATACAGGCAGTCAGCTCTCCTACTCTACACCGATGGGACATATGACGAGTACATCCAATATTGGCGGTTTCCAAAATGGAAAGCCCTTCCATCACAAGGACACTGCTCAAATTATGGCTGCTACCCACATCCCATACGTATTTACGGGTACAGAAGCCTTTGACCGTGACCTTTTAAAGAAAGCCGCGAAAGCACAGTGGTATGCAAATAACGAAGGCTTGGTATATGGAAAAATCTTAATCACCTGCCCTTTGAACTGGAAATCAAAGGATGAATTAGGTCAAACGATTGTTGAAGCTGCCGTCAACTCCTGCTTCTTCCCTCTTTATGAAGTGGATCATGGCATTACAACAGTTACCTATAACCCTGAGGAAAAAAATAAACGATTAGCCGTATCTGAATGGCTGAAGCTTATGGGTAAAACGAAACACTTACTCAATGAAAATAGCAAAGACATGCTGGAGATGTTTGATAAGGAAGTAGATCGTCGTTGGAATATGCTTAAGGCAAAGCATGAAAGTCCATATCTATAAAAGAAAGAAGTCCCGAGTGTTGGTTAGCACTTGGGACTGTTATTTTAGTAAAAGATTTTCTTTACTATCATTTGACTCTTGGCAACCCAATGGTACATCGTTTACATGACTTCATTTCGCTTCTTCAAATAGCGATACAAAATAATACTAAAGACAGAACATAATAACCCACAGACTCCAATGAATAGAAACCCTGCCTGAAATCCTCGCATCAGACCCATTTCAGCTCCAAGAAGACTTGTAAACCATCTTTTAAAAAATTCAATCATCGCTCCCAAGAATAAATTACTGATAACGACCACAATGCCCATAATCGTTACAGTAACGGTAATGGCAGCATCAATACCATTAGGATATCTTTTAGCGAGCAATGCCATTACGGTCGGATAAACGGGAGCAATTCCAAATCCAGCTGCTGCATATAACCATACACCTGATGATCCAAATAATGTAGCTATAATGGTCGTAATTCCAGCAAGACCAGAAAATATAATGATAGAAATCATAAATCCTATTTTATCGGTTATAAATCCTAGAAGTAATCTTCCTATCATAAAACAGAGGAAAAAAATAGATAACATCCCAGAAGCTGCTGTTGAACTCCATTGAAAGGATCTTTCAAGAAAGTTAACAAGCCAGCCAGCAATCGACAGTTCCACAATAACCCCAAACGATAGAATGATAATAATGAACCAAGCTACTCGGTCCTTTAAAAACATCTTTATAGGCATGCGGTCGTAAGTAGTAGTTTGATTCACTGGAAGTGTACTAAATAATGCAGGAATCATAGGGATGATACATAAGGAAAGCATGACAAAATACATTCCCTGCCAGCCTAGCTCACGCCCACCCAAAAACGTCATACCCATTAAACCCGCTGCCATCAAAGGGGCAGCCGTCGAACTAAGTCCATAAAAGAAATGAGATAAGTTCATCATAAAACCGGTATTTTTTGTAAAAATTCTCGCAGCCAATATGGCTAACGCAATTTCTAACATTCCGTTTCCTAAATACATAATGAAATAAGAAACGGAAAAAAAGGCAAAATTACTAGAAAAATAAATGAAAACACCTGAAATCGCCATAGTTCCAAAGGCTATCAGACTCGTGATCTTAATCCCGACTTTAGATGAAAAAGCACCAGTAAAACTGCAAGCTATTAAAAAACCAATTGAATTAATGGCTAATAGAAAACCAACCTGCAGTTCATCGATTCCATAATCGACTTGCATTTGAGGAATCGCTGGTCCCTTGATATTTTCAGATAACCCAAAAACTAGATATCCTAGAAAAATAACAAAAAAAGAAAGTGGTATGTATTTCTTTACCGGTTGTGTTTGTGGCAATGTTTGCATAGTTTATATCCCTTCACTTGATTCTTAATACCACTTACCTTCTGAAACTACAATTACTTGCCCGCCGACTTGGATGAGAAAATGATTATCTGTCTTTTTGGCATTTATTTTTAGTAGTGATGATCTACCAATAAAAGCACCTTGTTCAACACGATAGTTTATTTCATTGGAGTTAAAAAAGTTATGTTCCAATAAATATCCTGCTAAATTCCCATTAGCGCTTCCTGTTGCTGGGTCTTCTAAATATCCCGGTATTGGCATAAATAATCTTACATTTAAATCGTTTTCTGGGCTTGCAGTTTCAGTTGTAAAAACCAGTAAATTTACATCTCCCATATCCTTCAAAAGTTCTGCATAAGCTCGATGATTAATATTACAACGACTTATAGCATCTAATGAATTCAAATGGACAATAACGCTTGGTAATCCTGTTGATACCACTTGTATCGGAAAATCAGTATTGATATCTTCTCGATTAATTTGTAGTACAGCTGCAATTCTATCAATCTCCACATTAGCACCAAATTCAGGTTGGTTTTGGGTCATCCAGGCGTATTGATTTTCAAAAAAAACTGGTAATTGCCCAACAGGTAAATTAAGTTTAATTTCACTACTTTCTGAACGGTCTAATAAGTTCTTGATAACATAGGCTGTTCCTATGGTTGGATGTCCTGCAAAAGGTAATTCAGAATCAGGAGAGAAAATCTTAACATCATATCCTCCATTATCCTGTAATCCAGACATAATAAAGGTTGTTTCTGAAAAGTTCATTTCTCTAGCAATTTTTTGCATTTCGGTTGGTTCCATTTTACTCTCTGGAATAAAAACAGCCAATTGATTTCCCTCATATTTGTTTTCGGCAAACACATCAACAATATAAAATTTCATTATCATGACCCCTTTCTGAGTCCTTCAATTATGGTGAAAAACAAAGATCAACAGCAATAATCATAAGGATGCAGCGGTGGATTTGCAGGAAGCAGCCATTTCGGTTTGAATAATGGGTCCCGCCAATGCCAAGCACTTAAAGCAGCTGCACAAGCATCGATGATATGACTTTCTTCCACAATAGATTTAGGAAGCTGGGTTAATTGCTGCTCACCCAACCAGTTTCTAATAAAACATCTCGATGACAAGTCTTGTTTATATTTCAAAACATATTGGAAATCCTCTTGAAGAAGTCTCGATCCAATGGCGGCACCTGGGTGAACTTCGACAATGGAGATTGGATTGAAAGTCTTCATATTTTCAATTTCTCTTGTAAGTTTTATCCCTCTCAATGTAAGATAGACCATTCGATTGAGAGTGGGAGGCATGATGGAACCAGATTTCATTCCCAGCGAAATAATAAACTGTCTCAGCAGCTTATCCCCTTGTCTGTCTCCGCCTCCATCCTCATAGGATAATGGGGCATCCATTCCGATGACAACTTCATCTTTCTTACTTTGAGTCTGGATTTCTTCTAATATTTCAAAATCACTTACATCACTCATTAGTTTGAGAAATTTTAATTCTCTATCCTGTTTTTCAAATAACGATAAAACCGTATCTTTATGATTACTTGGCCCTGACAAATCAATACCTATACTCTCATAATCAATCTCGCTTTCAGTCAATCTTGAAATATCTATGGAAAAATGTTTATGTCAGCTACTTTTTTATAATCTTACCAACATTACCTACAAACGTCACGATTAATCTCTTCTCTATATCTCAAAAGGTTTATTCATCAAGCCCTCTTATTACGGTATTTACTTCATGGAACTATTTATCTTAACCACAAAAAATAATCCCTGGATATGAATGTATCCAAGGATTATTTATATTATGCCTACAAGTTAACTACGATATCGCGGTTCACTTTATCAAGGATATTTATAAATATAATGATGGAACAAAGAATCGTAATCAAGTTAATAGTTGGGATAATGAATATTACTGGAACCACATTAACACCCGCCAGCGCCATTCCGATGATTTTACCTGAAAGAGCGGTCATTAAAAGCGATAAAAAAACAAAATAAATCGAACCTAAAAAATAACCAATCGGAACTCTTTTAATCAAAAAGACCCCTGATATAAACGAGATTGGTAAAAACAGTGCTAAATCAAAGCCTTGAACAATTAGGGTTGTATAATGATCTAAATCGATTGGAATCACTTCTTTAAAAAGGGGAGGAATGACAACCTGTAGCCACAAACTACCGATAACTACGGCATTAAAGATTAAAAATCCACCTAAAAACTTAACAGGCAGCCTTGAATGAAAATACTTACTAAGGTTCTCAGAATATAGAGAAAATAGCGTTAAAATCAGTGCAAAGAAACTCGCAGATAAAAGAAGGACATATACTAAAAACAAGGGGTTAAACATTGCCATAGTTAAATAAAAGAGGTAGGTAAGGAAGAAATAGAGCAGCGATCCTGAAAGCATTATTCTCCCCTTTAATGAACCTTTTCTTGCAAAATATAGTGCAGTCAAAAGGAATGGGATGGCAATGAACAAAGTAACAACATCCTGTGCGATTCCTTGAATTGCTACATCAACTGACATATCCTGATAAATACCTTTACCGAAAATCGTGACTGTTTCACCGCGTATAGAAATATGCTCATATTCGCCAGGACCGCTCTTTGAGAAGATTCCTGCAGTTGTAGCAATTATAGCTAGTATAGATATGCTATAAACGAGCAAACTGACAGCCTTTTTATACTTCATTTTTATTCCCACCCTTAGAACAATGTTTTTAGAACCAGAACAACTCCATTCACATTCATTATATAGACGTTTTAAGGAAATTGAGGTAAATTTTATGACGATATTTCTAAAAATTATGTTATTTTAATTTGGGCAAAAAAAATCCCAGATAATAATATATCCAGGGGAATTTTTCTTAAGGTTACAAATAAATATTAGTTTAAAATTTTATAATATATAACGGTGGTATCCAGCTCTCCTTCACCTGAAAGGGCAAAGTTAGGAATTTTTCCAGCGGGGATATAACCCAGTGATTGATAAAGAAGATTGGAAGGGTCCCCTTCCCTCGTATCAAGGACTAGTAAGGTCCTTCCCTCATTGATTGCTCGTTCTTCGGCTACTTTCATTAAGCTCTGGGCAACACCCTTTCGTCTAGCATTTGGACACGTCATCAGCTTAGCAATTTCTGCTCGATGAAGACCATTCTGCTTTGTACAAAAATGTACCTGGATTGTACCAACAATTTCGTCATCAATTTTTGCGATAAATAAGTTAACATCTGATTTTAATGCAGAATGCCAATATTGTTTTGCATCTGCTAGCTTCATAGGCGGTAAAAAGCCTATTGAAGCCCCATCATCTACCACCTTCACCAAAAGTTCAGAGAGTGGATCTATGTGGGACTCTATGGATTCAATTTCTTCAATTTTTAGCATACTGAACACCTCTATCAGAATAATTTGATACTCAAAATTATTATTAATATAATGAAGATTATAAGTTGGAAAAAAGGAGTTGCCAATGATTTCTAATAATGAATCTCATCATCAGCTGAGGAGAACATATTTTGTTGCGGCTATCATCACGATTTTACTGGGTCTAGCATCCAGAAAATTTAGCCATTTATTATTCTCCTTTTCAGCAGAGAATGCTGGAGATGTCCTATGGGCGATGATGGTTTATTTTGGATTTCGCTTCTTATTTTTGAAAAAAAAGCATGTTAACAGCGATACTCCTTAGTTTATTGTTCAGCTTCAGCATCGAATTCAGTCAGCTGTATCAAGAAGAGTGGATTAATCAGATTCGCGGAACTTTGCTGGGAGCGTTGATTTTGGGTAAAGGATTCCTTACTGTTGATTTAATTCGATATACAACAGGAATTGCCATTGCCTCTAGCCTGGATCGTTTAATAATCCCCAAAAAACAGAAGAACTAATAAATCAATGTTCTTCTGTTCTAGATTTAAATCCCATTATAATGTTTTTTACACGTGATGTAGACTTGATTTTACCCTCTTCTAAAAGCAATTTATGAATCTGTATTAGCTCTGTTTTCTTTGTATCAATACTTTTTAAAAATAATCTATATTCCTCATCGGATTCAAACTGATTTCCATAGCGGACTCTTTCATAGACGGTCTGTATGAATGCATCCTCTTTTACTCCAATTCTTATGAACCATTCCCCTAACGTTTCCGAGGAATTCCTGCCAAGCTGGAGCTTTTCTGCCACTTTTTCAAGTCGATATATATCTTTTCGCACTCGGTAGGAAGGCTGTTCCCTCTGTCTCTTATTCTTGGAATTTTTCTTCGTTTCGTTTTCATAAAGAAATGAGATAAAGTATCCATTTTCGATCGAATCTAAAACCTCTGTACTTCCTTGGAATTTCTTATAAAGGAAAATAAATAGCAGGACACACAGGATTATGAATATGACAATGGTCAAGTACGTAAAATTAAAGTCAATTTTTGAAGCAAGTGATGATTGATCATGAATGAAACTAGAATTCTCCGCCTCCACTTGAGACTGTGCATTTTGGATTTGAGCAAATGGATTTATTTCTCCTGTTAGCTCGAAGTTTTCAACCCAATTAAACACGGGAGTCAAAGGTATCGATGCTGCAAACGCGACAAATTGAAGTATAGAAACAACCAACCATTTAAGGACATCTCTAAAGGTAACAATCAGTAGACTTATGGCAATCATAATTCCCATTATTGAAAGAAAGTTTCGCAGCAGGAGTCTTTTTTCTAGTTTGTTCCCAGCCATCGATAACCAGTTAATCATAAATCCTCCAATTAGAATAAAAGCAAGCTGAAGAATGATGCTAATAAGCAATGGTTGATGAAGAGGATAGTCCTGTATATTTGCAAAAACGAGAAGAATGAAGCCACAGAAAATGGTCAAAAACAACCAAATACCTGTTTGAACACTGTCACTTTCACTATTCATAATTGTGGTTCGCCAGTAAATCAACATCGATAATAGTAGAACAAAAATAATCGAAAACCCTAACCATAATCCACCCAAAACGATGACCGGAAACACGGTAATGAAAAATAACAATCTGCTCTTCTCCTGAAACTTATGAATCAGGAAAATAAATAGATAGGTAGATGAGATTGTTATCAATAGAAAAAGGAAAATCGGTATTTCTTGTTTCTGTACAATATAGTAGGGAGCAATGACTAAGCTGCCAAAAAGGATTTCAATGGTTTTATAATAAACCAAATACCAAACATTGCTTTTCAGGACGGTATCCCCCTTTTCTGGGAGAATGATTTCTTTACAATCGAAGCACTTTGTTCAGTCACCATCAGTTCGTAAAGACTTGATCCTTTTTCGGCAATCTTTTTCACTATATCCCTTTTTTCGGGAATGTATTGACCAGCAAGTAAAAAGAACGGCTGCGTTTCTAAATGACTATCATAATAGTCAAGCATCTTTTCAAAAGGATAAACAGATGTATGGACATCAATATGAGCGATTGCTTCCAAGACTTTTTGTAAATGCTCTCTGCCAGTCCCCGGCATTATATAATAAAAGGGTGTATTCCCAACATGACGGATGTTAATACAAACTGAGAATGGGATATTCTGTTTCACATAGAAATAGGCCAGATCTGCGACTCCACTTAAAATCTCTTCCAGATTATTTGTAATAAAGCGGTCATCGCCAATATTGATTGCTATATTCCAACCGTTCTCTGTTACTTTATCATAGAGCTTTGTTTGTAAGGATTGTTTACGTGCACTTGCCTTCCAATGAATTCTATTAAAACTGTCCGAATAGTGGTATTCTCGTGTTCCTGCCGGAGAAAGTGTGTCCTCAAATAGAGAATAGGAAACAGGAGATTCTCCTTGCTTGTTGTTAAGCAGCGTATGTTTATTGTGTACGACTAATGTTTGCGGATAAACAAGCGCTTCTTGTATGGACTGAAACTCCTTTTCTAATACTGTTTCACCAAAACCAAAGAAGTGTGGAATCATTAATTCTATTTTTCTGATTCTGGAAACACCTCTCTTTTCAGCTGTAAATGGTATGGCCACACTCGTTTTTTGATGATAGCTGCTTGAAAATGGGACAGTAACCTCATACATGGATGACTTCTTAATTGCACGTGAATCATGAGGTGTAACAGAATCATGGAAGGTAACTGTAAGCTTTGCCTTCATAATGGGCACACCTCTATTATTGAATTCTAGTACCCATTCACCCTCCTCAGCAGGGAAGTACTTCCCTCTTACCTTCTTATTATTAAAAAATAAATCCTCTCCAACTTTCCTCATATAGAGATGATTGAAGTAAATAAGCAGGATAATAAAAACACCGACAAAAAAGGTCAGCCATGATTGGAAGAAAAAAGAAGCAATACACAAAAAAAATGCAAATGTTCCAGTTATAGGCAGATATTTGTTCTCAACACTATATTTACTCCACTCCATCATGATTATGAGCCCATTTCTACGGGTACTGGGACCGATTCCAATACTTCCTTTAGTACACTTTCATCTGACTTTGTAAAAGAGGCTTCTGTAGATAAAATGATCCGGTGACCTAACACATACGGAACCATCTTTTTAATATCTTCAGGAATAACATATTCTCTATTTTCTAAAAAGGCTTGGCCTTGTGCCGCCTTCATCAACGCCAATGCCCCGCGTGGACTTACACCTAAATCAATTTCAGGATGCTGTCTTGTCTTTCTTACGATCTGAAGCAAGTAAGATTCAACTGTATCATTTATTTTGATATGTTGAACGAACTCCTTCAACTTATTAATTTCTACATGACTTAAAACAGCATTTGTTTGATGGCCATTGCCAATCCCACGTGCTTGCTTTAATATTTCTTTTTCACTCTCTAGGCTTGGATAGTTCATCGTCAATTTCATAAAGAATCGGTCCATTTGGGCGACTGGAAGTGAGAATGTTCCTTGCTGTGCTTCAACAGGATTTTGGGTCGCAATAACCATAAAAGGATCATCGACTTTGACCGTTACTCCATCGATCGTAACTTGTCTCTCCTCCATGACTTCAAGTAAACTCGACTGGGTCCTTGGTGTAGCGCGGTTAATTTCATCAGCCAGAACAATATTGGCAACGATTGGCCCGGTTCGAAGTTCAAACTCTTGAATTTTTGGATTGAAGAATTGAATCCCGGTTACATCACTTGGCAAAACGTCTGGGGTAAATTGAATTCTTGAGAAGATTCCATCAATACTGCTCGCAAATGATTTAGCAAGCATGGTTTTACCAGTACCAG
This Neobacillus sp. YX16 DNA region includes the following protein-coding sequences:
- a CDS encoding 2-oxoacid:acceptor oxidoreductase family protein; its protein translation is MTKLPKTNELGFFEIRLESIGGLGANLAGKMLSEDGVVGNGLNGVGFSSYGSEKKGSPVKAHIRFCAPETNIRDTTPIERPHVVGIFHDALFKTIDCTSGIYPDSTILVNSQKSPDELKKLMKITGGTIAIIDATGIALDEQTKANTAMLGALYRILDFLDPESMKQTIRRTFEKKYPHLVEPNIRTFDRGFNEVEFKTYLPDNGLDPIPFSRPVPVLGYENQAIGGMILNPGNSMLKDLSISRAGMLPHFHEEKCINCAACDTACPDFCFVWEEKPDKKGRPQMFLSGIDYQYCKGCLKCVTACPVEALSGEREYNDGYADKNRVPHLFDLVTQN
- a CDS encoding thiamine pyrophosphate-dependent enzyme encodes the protein MSIEINQEKLSTDKETVEQSFVFESGNEMAAYAAHQINYHVMGYFPISPSTEVAQFLDGMKSRGEHDIVLIPADGEHGSAGICYGASTGGGRVFNATSANGFLYMLEQLPVQSGTRFPMVLNLVNRSVSGPLNIHGDHSDLYFGLNTGWPILMARDPQIVYDMNIIAIKLAEDPAVRLPVIVSFDGYFTSHQKRRVQVIKNRSDVQKFIGETPTNFPHALDRENPVTIGPYMNEPDYINNCYQQSEAMYNAEAVFERISKEYAELTGREYPILDLYRMEDAEVAVFMLNSAAEVCKDVVDRLRLKGIKAGVISPNMIRPFPQKQLAEALKNIKAVTVGDRADSYGAHGGNMALELRAALQTVGNAHTKVINRIYGLGGKDFYADDAEHFFQLALEAAEKGFAEKPFDYFGHNPGDPEFAPKRVLNPMKKEDLNTGLITVTPDEKTGELKVKIPPMRSLTKKPKRLASGHGACPGCGIFSGLELFFKGIEGDIVALFHTGCAMVVTTGFPYSSHKATYIHNLFQNGSATLSGLVEMFHERKRRGELAELGLSDEFTFVMVTGDGGMDIGMGPAIGTALRNHKMIILEYDNEGYMNTGSQLSYSTPMGHMTSTSNIGGFQNGKPFHHKDTAQIMAATHIPYVFTGTEAFDRDLLKKAAKAQWYANNEGLVYGKILITCPLNWKSKDELGQTIVEAAVNSCFFPLYEVDHGITTVTYNPEEKNKRLAVSEWLKLMGKTKHLLNENSKDMLEMFDKEVDRRWNMLKAKHESPYL
- a CDS encoding MFS transporter, which produces MQTLPQTQPVKKYIPLSFFVIFLGYLVFGLSENIKGPAIPQMQVDYGIDELQVGFLLAINSIGFLIACSFTGAFSSKVGIKITSLIAFGTMAISGVFIYFSSNFAFFSVSYFIMYLGNGMLEIALAILAARIFTKNTGFMMNLSHFFYGLSSTAAPLMAAGLMGMTFLGGRELGWQGMYFVMLSLCIIPMIPALFSTLPVNQTTTYDRMPIKMFLKDRVAWFIIIILSFGVIVELSIAGWLVNFLERSFQWSSTAASGMLSIFFLCFMIGRLLLGFITDKIGFMISIIIFSGLAGITTIIATLFGSSGVWLYAAAGFGIAPVYPTVMALLAKRYPNGIDAAITVTVTIMGIVVVISNLFLGAMIEFFKRWFTSLLGAEMGLMRGFQAGFLFIGVCGLLCSVFSIILYRYLKKRNEVM
- a CDS encoding PhzF family phenazine biosynthesis protein, producing the protein MKFYIVDVFAENKYEGNQLAVFIPESKMEPTEMQKIAREMNFSETTFIMSGLQDNGGYDVKIFSPDSELPFAGHPTIGTAYVIKNLLDRSESSEIKLNLPVGQLPVFFENQYAWMTQNQPEFGANVEIDRIAAVLQINREDINTDFPIQVVSTGLPSVIVHLNSLDAISRCNINHRAYAELLKDMGDVNLLVFTTETASPENDLNVRLFMPIPGYLEDPATGSANGNLAGYLLEHNFFNSNEINYRVEQGAFIGRSSLLKINAKKTDNHFLIQVGGQVIVVSEGKWY
- a CDS encoding DUF429 domain-containing protein, with protein sequence MTESEIDYESIGIDLSGPSNHKDTVLSLFEKQDRELKFLKLMSDVSDFEILEEIQTQSKKDEVVIGMDAPLSYEDGGGDRQGDKLLRQFIISLGMKSGSIMPPTLNRMVYLTLRGIKLTREIENMKTFNPISIVEVHPGAAIGSRLLQEDFQYVLKYKQDLSSRCFIRNWLGEQQLTQLPKSIVEESHIIDACAAALSAWHWRDPLFKPKWLLPANPPLHPYDYCC
- a CDS encoding GNAT family N-acetyltransferase — protein: MLKIEEIESIESHIDPLSELLVKVVDDGASIGFLPPMKLADAKQYWHSALKSDVNLFIAKIDDEIVGTIQVHFCTKQNGLHRAEIAKLMTCPNARRKGVAQSLMKVAEERAINEGRTLLVLDTREGDPSNLLYQSLGYIPAGKIPNFALSGEGELDTTVIYYKILN
- a CDS encoding DUF2809 domain-containing protein; translated protein: MFSFSIEFSQLYQEEWINQIRGTLLGALILGKGFLTVDLIRYTTGIAIASSLDRLIIPKKQKN